Proteins from one Gemmatimonadaceae bacterium genomic window:
- a CDS encoding NAD(P)/FAD-dependent oxidoreductase: MTTLPPLEHVDVLIVGAGLSGVSAAWHLQHACPWLSYTIVEARTAMGGTWDLFRYPGIRSDSDMYTLGYRFRPWREAKAIADGPSIKRYIEETARDAGIDRQVRFQHTLVAASWSSETARWTVTLAVGDEARPQQMTCGFLFNCSGYYDYRAGYTPTWEGMARFRGRIVHPQQWPADLDYAGKRVLVIGSGATAVTLVPAMTSGAGAAAHVTMLQRSPSYVATLPTEDTIAATLRRTLPAGAAHMAIRWKNILRSMFYFWVARNRPETFKQGLRQEAVKQLGASYPVDVHFAPRYNPWDERLCIIPDGDLFHALRSGRADIVTDQITHFTERGVALASGAELEADVIVTATGLRMSLMTGVAITVDGAPFDLRQQFVYKGLMLSNLPNFAMTVGYTNASWTLKGDLIAQHVCRLLRHMRRHGYRQVTPRCDANMPGRSVFDFTSGYVQRAQSVLPRQGDARPWRLYQNYLKDLMMLRHGTVADRALEFRAGTFAAPAPGARA, translated from the coding sequence ATGACCACGCTCCCGCCGCTGGAGCATGTCGATGTGTTGATCGTGGGAGCCGGGCTTTCGGGCGTGAGCGCGGCGTGGCACCTCCAGCACGCGTGCCCGTGGCTGTCGTACACGATCGTGGAAGCGCGCACGGCAATGGGCGGGACCTGGGATCTGTTCCGGTACCCCGGCATTCGTTCGGATTCCGACATGTACACGCTCGGCTATCGCTTCCGGCCGTGGCGCGAAGCCAAGGCCATCGCCGACGGCCCCAGCATCAAACGCTATATCGAGGAGACGGCGCGCGATGCGGGCATTGACCGGCAGGTGCGCTTCCAGCACACGCTCGTCGCCGCCTCGTGGTCGTCGGAGACCGCGCGCTGGACGGTCACGCTCGCGGTGGGCGACGAGGCACGGCCGCAGCAGATGACGTGCGGGTTTCTGTTCAACTGCAGCGGCTACTACGACTACCGTGCCGGCTACACGCCGACGTGGGAGGGGATGGCGCGGTTCCGCGGGCGCATCGTGCATCCGCAGCAATGGCCGGCGGATCTCGACTATGCGGGCAAGCGCGTGCTGGTCATTGGGAGTGGCGCGACGGCGGTGACGCTGGTGCCGGCCATGACGAGCGGCGCCGGCGCAGCGGCGCATGTGACCATGCTGCAGCGCAGCCCCAGCTATGTGGCCACGCTCCCGACCGAGGACACCATCGCGGCGACACTGCGCCGGACGCTTCCGGCGGGCGCGGCGCACATGGCGATCCGCTGGAAGAACATCCTGCGCAGCATGTTCTACTTCTGGGTCGCGCGAAATCGCCCGGAGACGTTCAAGCAGGGGTTGCGCCAGGAAGCGGTGAAGCAGTTGGGCGCGTCGTATCCGGTGGATGTGCACTTTGCGCCACGCTACAACCCGTGGGATGAGCGCCTCTGCATCATCCCCGACGGCGACCTGTTTCATGCGCTGCGCAGTGGGCGCGCCGACATCGTGACCGACCAGATCACGCACTTCACCGAACGCGGCGTTGCGCTCGCGTCGGGCGCGGAGCTCGAGGCCGACGTGATCGTCACCGCGACCGGGCTCCGCATGTCGCTCATGACCGGCGTGGCGATCACGGTTGATGGCGCGCCATTCGATCTGCGCCAGCAGTTCGTGTACAAGGGGCTCATGCTGAGCAACCTGCCCAACTTCGCCATGACGGTCGGCTATACCAACGCCTCGTGGACGCTCAAGGGCGATCTCATTGCGCAGCACGTCTGTCGCCTGCTGCGTCATATGCGCCGGCATGGGTATCGGCAGGTCACGCCACGGTGCGATGCCAATATGCCCGGGCGCTCGGTGTTTGATTTCACCTCCGGCTATGTGCAGCGCGCCCAGTCGGTGCTGCCGCGGCAGGGCGATGCCCGCCCGTGGCGCCTGTATCAGAACTATCTCAAGGATCTCATGATGTTGCGACACGGCACGGTGGCGGATCGGGCCCTTGAGTTCCGGGCGGGAACCTTCGCGGCGCCGGCGCCGGGAGCGCGCGCATGA
- a CDS encoding CocE/NonD family hydrolase: MPCSFRVARVGAALLLSALTGVRATAQSFGTALAEAAFARDRYVKRVARIPMRDGVALFTQIYTPRDVGPAHRYPVVLTRTPFSTGAEADTVFPPTIAPDPVMLRDGYIFVQQEVRGRYRSEGTFEHMRPPRTPAARAAGQTDEISDAEDTIRWLLANVAGHNGRVALHGVSYGGFYAAIGALSKHPAIAALSLQAPTADFWMEDFHHQGAFVLTSLWAVPIFGTPRPTPTAAHWWAEAFGAIPDSAMANDYAWLLRLGSLANVQWLENDSWWRALITHPTRDRYWQARALPPQLRAHGTRLPPVLLLGGWFDAENLNGTLAVQRALAATGTAVTFAMGPFGHRQWSERNVGPTVHGTRMFGDSLAWQLQRDVEAAFFRARLKSEGTAPPVGAHVFDTGTNRWRDVPRWPVPRARPVTWSLAANGTVDSMPATPASRRWTSDPAHPVPARCTGTTIEDGAPNLVMSDDQRCLLTRADVLTFTSPVLTRDVTMAGPITATLRFATSETDADLVVKVIDVDPAGAYQLVRGEILRGRFRRGGAHAEPFVPGQATRVVLSLPDVLHTLRAGHRLAVQVQSSWFPWFDRNPQRFVPNIFTANATDFVAAQHTLWLGGAQGSHLTIPILR, from the coding sequence ATGCCCTGCTCGTTTCGTGTGGCGCGCGTCGGCGCCGCCCTGCTGCTGAGCGCCCTGACCGGGGTGCGGGCCACGGCCCAGTCGTTCGGTACGGCACTCGCCGAAGCCGCCTTCGCCCGCGACCGCTATGTGAAGCGGGTGGCGCGCATTCCCATGCGCGATGGTGTAGCGCTCTTCACGCAGATCTACACGCCACGCGACGTTGGCCCCGCGCACCGCTATCCGGTGGTGCTCACCCGCACCCCGTTTTCCACTGGCGCCGAGGCCGACACGGTCTTTCCGCCGACGATCGCCCCCGATCCGGTGATGCTGCGCGATGGCTACATCTTCGTGCAGCAGGAAGTGCGCGGCCGCTATCGCTCGGAAGGCACCTTCGAGCATATGCGCCCGCCACGCACGCCCGCTGCGCGGGCGGCGGGGCAGACCGACGAGATCAGTGACGCCGAGGACACGATCCGCTGGCTGCTGGCCAACGTGGCGGGCCACAACGGCCGGGTGGCACTGCACGGCGTGAGCTACGGCGGCTTCTACGCGGCCATCGGCGCCCTGTCGAAGCATCCGGCGATCGCGGCGCTCTCGCTGCAGGCACCCACGGCCGATTTCTGGATGGAGGATTTCCATCACCAGGGCGCGTTCGTCCTGACATCGCTGTGGGCGGTACCGATCTTCGGGACCCCGCGACCGACCCCCACGGCGGCGCACTGGTGGGCGGAGGCTTTCGGGGCGATCCCCGACAGTGCGATGGCCAACGATTATGCGTGGCTGCTCCGCCTCGGCTCACTCGCCAACGTGCAGTGGCTCGAGAACGACAGCTGGTGGCGCGCACTCATCACGCACCCCACGCGCGACCGCTACTGGCAAGCGCGTGCACTGCCGCCGCAGCTGCGCGCGCACGGCACGCGGTTGCCCCCGGTGCTGCTGCTCGGCGGATGGTTCGATGCCGAAAACCTCAATGGCACGCTCGCGGTGCAGCGGGCGCTGGCGGCGACCGGCACGGCGGTCACGTTCGCCATGGGGCCATTTGGCCATCGGCAGTGGAGTGAACGCAACGTGGGGCCCACCGTGCACGGCACGCGGATGTTCGGTGATTCCCTCGCGTGGCAGCTGCAGCGTGATGTGGAAGCCGCGTTCTTCCGGGCGCGCCTGAAGAGCGAGGGAACCGCGCCGCCCGTCGGGGCGCACGTGTTCGATACCGGCACCAACCGCTGGCGCGATGTTCCCCGCTGGCCGGTCCCGCGTGCGCGCCCCGTTACCTGGTCGCTCGCCGCCAACGGCACGGTGGACTCGATGCCCGCAACACCGGCGAGCCGCCGCTGGACGAGCGATCCCGCCCACCCGGTTCCCGCACGCTGCACCGGCACCACAATCGAAGATGGCGCCCCCAATCTCGTCATGAGCGACGATCAACGGTGCCTGCTGACCCGGGCAGACGTGCTAACCTTTACGTCGCCGGTCCTGACCCGCGACGTCACCATGGCGGGACCGATCACGGCGACGCTGCGGTTCGCGACGTCGGAGACCGACGCCGATCTGGTCGTGAAGGTGATCGACGTCGATCCCGCCGGGGCGTATCAGCTGGTCCGTGGCGAGATCCTTCGCGGGCGCTTCCGCCGTGGCGGTGCCCACGCCGAGCCCTTTGTGCCCGGGCAAGCCACCCGGGTCGTCCTCTCGCTCCCGGATGTACTGCACACGCTCCGGGCCGGGCACCGATTGGCGGTCCAGGTGCAATCGAGCTGGTTTCCGTGGTTCGACCGCAATCCCCAGCGCTTCGTGCCGAACATCTTTACGGCGAACGCCACCGACTTCGTCGCGGCGCAGCATACGCTGTGGCTCGGTGGTGCGCAGGGGAGCCACCTGACCATCCCGATTCTCCGGTAA
- a CDS encoding GNAT family N-acetyltransferase, giving the protein MTPTFRAATAADEPAVTQLLRSQSLPTAGVAEMFAQDATQFIVGEADGELVAVAGVEECCEHALLRSVAVRGDWQRRGLGNTLVERAVAQAEARGIHALYLLTLTAEDYFPRFGFERVDRASVPPAVASTVEFTSACPASAITMTKSLAGASSAGASWAGAS; this is encoded by the coding sequence ATGACGCCGACGTTTCGTGCTGCCACCGCCGCCGACGAGCCCGCGGTGACCCAGTTGCTGCGCAGTCAATCGCTCCCCACCGCCGGTGTCGCCGAGATGTTCGCGCAGGACGCGACCCAGTTCATCGTCGGCGAGGCGGACGGTGAACTCGTCGCGGTCGCGGGTGTCGAGGAATGCTGTGAGCACGCGCTGCTGCGCTCGGTCGCCGTGCGCGGCGATTGGCAGCGCCGCGGGTTGGGCAACACGCTCGTGGAACGCGCGGTGGCGCAGGCCGAAGCGCGTGGCATTCACGCCCTCTATCTGTTGACGCTCACGGCCGAAGACTACTTCCCGCGCTTCGGCTTTGAGCGGGTTGACCGGGCGAGTGTGCCACCTGCGGTGGCGAGTACGGTGGAGTTCACCAGCGCGTGCCCGGCCAGTGCCATCACGATGACCAAGTCGCTGGCGGGCGCCTCGTCGGCGGGCGCCTCGTGGGCGGGCGCCTCGTGA
- a CDS encoding SDR family oxidoreductase, with product MTTRPTALITGASRGIGRAIAHQLAPTHRLVLVARDALALDTVAAEVRSGGGDADVLVLDVADASAVEAALTDRAVDVLVHNAGVGVMKPMLELTPAEWHRMMDVNVNALFHVSRALLPGMIARGRGHVVIIGSIAGRSAFVGGAGYATTKHAVMGFAENLMLEVRDAGVKVSVVSPGSVETEFAGRRGPKGSAQLLAQDVAAAVRSVLDTPPEVLLHRVEVRILSPKRPRGEETA from the coding sequence ATGACGACTCGTCCCACCGCGCTGATCACCGGCGCTTCACGCGGCATCGGGCGCGCGATTGCCCATCAGTTGGCTCCCACCCATCGCCTGGTACTGGTCGCACGCGATGCCTTGGCGCTCGACACGGTCGCCGCCGAGGTTCGCTCAGGCGGTGGTGACGCCGACGTGCTCGTGCTGGATGTGGCCGACGCCTCCGCAGTTGAGGCGGCACTCACCGATCGGGCGGTGGACGTGCTGGTGCACAACGCGGGCGTTGGTGTCATGAAGCCCATGCTCGAGCTCACGCCGGCGGAGTGGCACCGCATGATGGATGTGAACGTCAACGCCCTCTTTCATGTGTCGCGGGCGCTGCTGCCGGGGATGATCGCGCGCGGACGCGGCCATGTGGTGATCATCGGGTCGATCGCCGGTCGCAGCGCCTTCGTGGGTGGCGCCGGCTATGCCACCACCAAGCACGCCGTCATGGGCTTCGCCGAGAATCTGATGCTGGAAGTGCGCGACGCCGGCGTGAAGGTCAGCGTGGTGAGTCCCGGATCGGTGGAGACCGAGTTCGCCGGCCGCCGTGGTCCCAAGGGAAGTGCGCAGCTGCTCGCCCAGGATGTGGCCGCCGCCGTCCGCAGTGTGCTGGACACGCCGCCCGAGGTGCTGCTGCATCGCGTCGAGGTGCGTATTCTGTCACCCAAGCGGCCTCGCGGCGAGGAGACGGCATGA
- a CDS encoding arsenate reductase ArsC, whose translation MSNPVRVLVLCTGNSARSQIAEALLQTRGAQRPGRRVEAASAGSRPAPRVNPFAVETLAAHGIAWEGRVPQSIEALGNAPFDLVITVCDNARDACPFYAGGTVQVHWGLPDPADHEEPAAARAAFAATYAALDARVQALLALPLEQLAPAALAAAATAIHAAAEADRNAYLRRCSANAESGSAAASSSSAAR comes from the coding sequence GTGAGCAATCCCGTTCGGGTGCTGGTGCTGTGCACCGGTAACTCCGCGCGCAGTCAGATTGCGGAAGCGCTGCTACAAACGCGCGGCGCGCAGCGCCCCGGCCGACGCGTCGAGGCGGCCAGTGCCGGCTCGCGGCCGGCGCCGCGGGTGAATCCGTTCGCCGTGGAAACGCTGGCGGCGCACGGGATCGCGTGGGAAGGGCGCGTGCCGCAGTCGATCGAGGCGCTGGGGAATGCCCCGTTTGATCTGGTGATCACCGTGTGCGACAACGCGCGCGATGCGTGCCCGTTCTACGCTGGTGGTACCGTGCAGGTGCACTGGGGGCTCCCCGATCCGGCCGATCACGAGGAGCCCGCGGCGGCGCGGGCCGCGTTCGCCGCGACGTACGCCGCTCTCGACGCCCGCGTGCAGGCGCTGCTGGCACTGCCGCTCGAACAGCTGGCGCCGGCTGCCCTCGCCGCGGCGGCAACGGCCATTCATGCCGCTGCCGAGGCCGACAGAAACGCTTATCTGAGGCGTTGTTCGGCGAACGCCGAGTCGGGGAGTGCGGCGGCGTCGAGTTCGAGCGCCGCGCGATAG
- a CDS encoding alpha/beta hydrolase, producing the protein MNSLLLSVFLAIAAVYVGLVWFAWTTKRKVERLVPPHGTFVTVQGVPVHYVSRGDGPITVLCIHGLAGNARHFTAHVLEALSQQYRVIVVDRPGAGYSGALSVTPTPQAQAAFLAAVIEALGLERPLVVGHSLGGAVALALATEHPERVAALALVAPLTQAPSTVPAVFAGLVLPSALMRQVVGWTLAIPLSIARRDQVLTAVFSPERVPADFPLRGGGLLGMRPSAFASSSTDLMAVTPPEVMAALTSRYAGITVPVGVLYGTHDRILEPRLQGERLMQQIPHATLEWVEMGGHMLPLTVPDRVVSFVQEVAARVAPAAATAG; encoded by the coding sequence ATGAACTCGCTGCTGCTGAGTGTCTTTCTGGCCATCGCCGCGGTCTACGTCGGGCTCGTGTGGTTCGCGTGGACCACCAAGCGCAAGGTAGAGCGTTTGGTGCCGCCGCATGGCACGTTCGTGACGGTGCAGGGGGTTCCGGTGCACTACGTGTCGCGCGGCGACGGACCCATCACGGTGCTCTGCATTCATGGACTCGCCGGCAACGCGCGGCACTTCACCGCCCACGTGCTCGAGGCGTTGAGTCAGCAGTATCGCGTGATCGTGGTGGATCGCCCGGGCGCCGGATATTCCGGTGCCTTGTCGGTCACGCCCACGCCGCAGGCGCAGGCCGCGTTTCTCGCCGCCGTCATCGAGGCGCTTGGACTCGAGCGGCCCCTGGTCGTGGGGCATTCGCTGGGCGGCGCCGTGGCCCTCGCGCTGGCGACGGAGCACCCGGAACGCGTCGCTGCGCTCGCGCTGGTGGCACCACTCACGCAAGCGCCGTCGACTGTGCCGGCCGTGTTCGCGGGCCTCGTGCTCCCCAGCGCCCTGATGCGGCAGGTGGTGGGATGGACGCTGGCCATTCCGTTGTCGATTGCGCGCCGCGATCAGGTCCTCACCGCCGTGTTCAGCCCCGAGCGGGTGCCGGCCGACTTTCCGCTGCGCGGCGGCGGACTGCTCGGGATGCGCCCCTCGGCGTTTGCCTCATCGTCCACCGATCTCATGGCGGTGACGCCGCCGGAGGTCATGGCGGCGCTGACGTCGCGCTATGCCGGCATCACGGTCCCCGTGGGCGTGTTGTATGGCACGCACGACCGCATTCTCGAGCCTCGGCTGCAGGGCGAGCGCCTGATGCAGCAGATCCCGCACGCGACGCTTGAGTGGGTGGAGATGGGTGGGCACATGCTGCCGCTCACCGTGCCCGACCGTGTCGTGTCGTTCGTGCAGGAGGTGGCGGCCCGCGTGGCTCCCGCGGCGGCCACGGCCGGTTAG
- a CDS encoding multidrug effflux MFS transporter — translation MPSSAPAPRHPPRRLAATSPLFTLLLAGLATLSAFATDMSLPVLGDTAATFGVPVGRAALTLSTFMIGFAVAPLVSGPVSDHLGRRPVLLAGTTLYAVAGIFATWSGSLGALLVWRLLMGAGAGTGFVIVVAMVRDLFTGAEARVRQSYVNLAAGVAPVIAPTVGVVVAAMGGWRAIYAVLAAGATTLAIAAWFALDESLATERQDHSRAREHLARVTAGYARVLRQPVSVGFIAMVALNFGALFAYVSGSSLVLIGVLGVSKRAYGALFACTSLGLMVGALTNARLSRRGVPHHVLIGWGMAAILGTALVMLGLSFAGAARVVSIVPLAVLGFIGHGMVRPNVVQGALEPVPEVAGVASALMSAGQMVTGASVSALVSTFFDGRTAHSLATLQALCAAASVVVYRTLVRPAERRVTRP, via the coding sequence ATGCCCTCGTCCGCGCCGGCGCCCCGGCATCCTCCCCGCCGCCTCGCGGCCACGTCCCCGCTCTTCACGCTGCTCCTCGCCGGGCTGGCGACGCTCTCCGCGTTTGCCACTGACATGAGCTTGCCGGTCCTGGGGGACACCGCCGCCACCTTCGGCGTCCCGGTGGGGCGCGCGGCACTGACGCTCAGCACGTTCATGATCGGGTTCGCGGTGGCCCCGCTTGTCTCCGGACCCGTCTCTGATCATCTGGGCCGTCGCCCGGTGCTGCTCGCCGGCACCACGCTTTACGCGGTGGCCGGCATCTTCGCGACGTGGTCCGGCTCACTCGGCGCCCTGCTCGTCTGGCGCCTGCTGATGGGCGCCGGGGCGGGGACCGGCTTTGTGATCGTGGTCGCCATGGTGCGCGATCTGTTCACCGGCGCGGAAGCGCGCGTGCGCCAGTCGTACGTGAATCTGGCTGCCGGCGTCGCACCGGTCATCGCGCCCACCGTGGGCGTCGTGGTGGCCGCCATGGGCGGCTGGCGCGCGATCTACGCGGTGCTGGCCGCCGGCGCGACCACGCTGGCCATCGCCGCGTGGTTCGCGCTCGATGAATCGCTCGCGACCGAGCGACAGGATCATTCGCGCGCCCGGGAGCACCTCGCACGCGTGACGGCGGGGTATGCACGCGTCCTGCGACAGCCGGTCAGCGTGGGATTCATTGCCATGGTCGCGCTCAACTTCGGCGCCTTGTTCGCCTACGTGTCCGGCTCGTCGCTGGTGCTGATCGGCGTGCTGGGCGTCTCCAAGCGTGCCTACGGTGCCCTGTTCGCCTGCACCTCGCTGGGCTTGATGGTCGGCGCGCTGACCAATGCGCGCCTGAGTCGCCGCGGGGTACCACATCACGTGCTCATCGGCTGGGGGATGGCCGCCATTCTGGGCACCGCGCTGGTCATGCTCGGCCTGTCCTTCGCCGGTGCGGCGCGCGTCGTGTCGATCGTGCCGCTGGCCGTGCTGGGCTTCATCGGCCATGGCATGGTGCGCCCCAATGTCGTGCAGGGAGCGCTCGAGCCCGTCCCCGAAGTCGCCGGCGTCGCCAGCGCGCTCATGAGCGCCGGGCAGATGGTGACCGGCGCCAGCGTCAGCGCGCTCGTCTCGACGTTCTTTGATGGCCGCACGGCGCATTCACTCGCCACGCTGCAGGCGCTCTGCGCCGCCGCGTCCGTCGTCGTGTACCGGACCCTGGTCCGCCCCGCCGAGCGCCGGGTCACACGGCCGTAA